Proteins from one Enterobacter bugandensis genomic window:
- the shiA gene encoding shikimate transporter — translation MDSTLISDRPNEETPSLNRARRAALGSFAGAVVDWYDFLLYGITAALVFNREFFPQVSPAMGTLAAFATFGVGFLFRPLGGVIFGHFGDRLGRKRMLMLTVWMMGIATALIGILPSFSAIGWWAPVLLVTLRAIQGFAVGGEWGGAALLSVESAPKNKKAFYSSGVQVGYGVGLLLSTGLVSLISQLTTDAQFLSWGWRIPFIFSIVLVIAALWIRNGMDESAEFEQQQREEPSVKKRLPVMEALIRHPGAFLKIIALRLCELLTMYIVTAFALNYSTQNLGLPRELFLNIGLLVGGISCLTIPCFAWLADRFGRRRVYITGALIGTLSAWPFFMALEAQSVFWIVFFAIMLANIAHDMVVCVQQPMFTELFGASYRYSGAGVGYQVASVVGGGFTPFIAAALVTFSGGNWHSVAIYLLAGCLLSAATALLMKETSHR, via the coding sequence ATGGACTCCACCCTCATCTCCGATCGTCCCAACGAGGAGACACCTTCGCTCAATCGCGCCCGCCGCGCTGCACTCGGCAGCTTCGCAGGTGCCGTCGTCGACTGGTATGATTTTCTGCTTTACGGCATTACCGCCGCGCTGGTGTTTAACCGCGAGTTTTTTCCCCAGGTCAGCCCTGCGATGGGCACGCTCGCCGCGTTTGCCACCTTCGGCGTCGGCTTTCTGTTTCGCCCGCTGGGCGGGGTGATTTTCGGCCACTTCGGCGACCGGCTTGGCCGCAAGCGCATGCTGATGCTTACCGTCTGGATGATGGGGATCGCCACCGCGCTGATTGGCATTCTCCCGTCGTTTTCCGCTATTGGCTGGTGGGCGCCTGTGCTGCTGGTGACGCTGCGCGCCATTCAGGGCTTCGCCGTGGGCGGCGAATGGGGCGGCGCGGCGCTGTTATCCGTTGAGAGCGCGCCAAAAAACAAGAAAGCGTTTTACAGCAGCGGCGTGCAGGTCGGGTACGGCGTCGGGCTGTTGCTTTCCACCGGGCTGGTATCGTTAATCAGCCAGCTCACCACCGACGCGCAGTTTCTGAGCTGGGGCTGGCGCATCCCTTTTATCTTCAGCATCGTGCTGGTGATTGCCGCGCTGTGGATCCGCAACGGGATGGATGAGTCGGCAGAGTTCGAACAGCAACAGCGTGAGGAGCCGTCCGTCAAAAAACGGCTGCCGGTGATGGAAGCCCTGATTCGGCACCCTGGCGCTTTTCTGAAAATCATCGCCCTGCGCCTGTGCGAACTGCTGACGATGTATATCGTTACCGCGTTTGCGCTGAACTACTCGACGCAGAATCTCGGCCTGCCGCGCGAACTGTTCCTGAATATCGGCCTGCTGGTCGGCGGGATCAGCTGTCTGACCATCCCCTGCTTCGCCTGGCTGGCGGACCGGTTTGGTCGCCGCCGCGTCTACATCACCGGCGCGCTGATTGGCACCCTCAGCGCCTGGCCGTTCTTTATGGCGCTGGAGGCTCAGTCTGTGTTCTGGATTGTCTTCTTCGCCATTATGCTCGCCAACATCGCTCACGATATGGTGGTCTGCGTGCAGCAGCCGATGTTTACCGAACTGTTCGGCGCCAGCTACCGCTACAGCGGCGCGGGCGTGGGCTACCAGGTGGCAAGCGTGGTCGGCGGCGGGTTTACGCCGTTTATCGCCGCCGCGCTGGTGACCTTCTCCGGCGGTAACTGGCACAGCGTGGCGATTTATCTGCTGGCCGGCTGCCTGCTGTCGGCGGCAACGGCGCTGTTAATGAAAGAGACGAGCCACCGCTGA
- a CDS encoding AMP nucleosidase codes for MNNKGSSLTPAQALEKLDALYEQSVNALRSAISEYIETGKLPDQKARNEGLFVYPSLSVTWDGSASTTPKTRAYARFTHSGCYSTTVTRPALFRPYLEEQLTLLYQDYGAHIAVEPSQHEIPYPYVIDGSALTLDRSMSAGLTRHFPTTELSQIGDETADGIYHPAEFSPLSHFDARRVDFSLARLRHYTGTPAEHFQPFVLFTNYTRYVDEFVRWGCSQILDPDSPYIALSCAGGIWITAETEAPEQAISDLAWKKHQMPAWHLITADGQGITLINIGVGPSNAKTICDHLAVLRPDVWLMIGHCGGLRESQLIGDYVLAHAYLRDDHVLDAVLPPDIPIPSIAEVQRALYDATKEVSGMPGEEVKQRLRTGTVVTTDDRNWELRYSASALRFNLSRAVAIDMESATIAAQGYRFRVPYGTLLCVSDKPLHGEIKLPGQANRFYEGAISEHLQIGIRAIDLLRAEGDRLHSRKLRTFNEPPFR; via the coding sequence ATGAATAATAAGGGCTCCAGCCTGACCCCGGCTCAGGCGCTGGAAAAACTCGACGCGCTGTATGAACAGTCCGTCAACGCGCTGCGCAGCGCCATCAGCGAATATATCGAAACGGGGAAACTTCCCGATCAAAAGGCCAGAAACGAAGGCCTTTTTGTTTATCCATCGCTCTCTGTAACCTGGGACGGCAGCGCAAGCACGACGCCGAAAACCCGCGCCTACGCCCGTTTTACCCACTCCGGCTGCTACAGCACCACCGTCACCCGCCCTGCACTGTTCCGCCCCTATCTGGAAGAGCAGCTAACGCTGTTGTATCAGGATTACGGCGCGCATATTGCCGTGGAGCCTTCGCAGCACGAGATCCCGTATCCGTACGTTATTGACGGTTCGGCGCTAACTCTTGACCGCTCCATGAGCGCGGGACTGACCCGCCACTTCCCAACGACGGAACTGTCACAGATTGGCGATGAGACGGCTGACGGGATTTATCACCCGGCAGAGTTTTCCCCCCTGTCGCACTTTGACGCCCGTCGGGTGGATTTCTCCCTGGCGCGCCTGCGCCACTACACCGGCACGCCCGCCGAGCATTTCCAGCCGTTTGTGCTGTTTACCAACTACACCCGCTACGTGGATGAGTTCGTTCGCTGGGGCTGTAGCCAGATCCTTGATCCGGACAGTCCATATATCGCCCTCTCCTGCGCGGGCGGGATCTGGATCACCGCCGAGACCGAAGCGCCCGAGCAGGCCATTTCCGACCTGGCGTGGAAAAAACACCAGATGCCCGCCTGGCACCTGATCACCGCCGACGGTCAGGGGATCACCCTGATCAACATCGGCGTCGGCCCGTCGAACGCCAAAACCATCTGTGACCATCTGGCGGTGCTGCGCCCCGACGTGTGGCTGATGATTGGCCACTGCGGCGGCCTGCGCGAAAGCCAGCTGATTGGCGATTACGTGCTGGCCCACGCCTATCTGCGCGACGACCACGTGCTGGATGCGGTACTGCCGCCGGATATCCCAATCCCGAGCATCGCCGAAGTACAGCGCGCGCTGTATGACGCCACCAAAGAGGTCAGCGGCATGCCGGGTGAAGAGGTCAAACAGCGCCTGCGTACCGGTACGGTAGTGACGACGGATGACCGCAACTGGGAGCTGCGTTACTCCGCCTCCGCGCTGCGCTTCAACCTGAGCCGAGCGGTGGCGATTGATATGGAGAGCGCCACCATCGCCGCCCAGGGGTATCGCTTCCGCGTTCCTTACGGCACGCTGCTGTGCGTGTCCGATAAGCCGCTGCACGGCGAAATTAAGCTGCCGGGTCAGGCCAACCGTTTCTATGAAGGGGCGATTTCCGAACATTTGCAGATCGGCATTCGCGCCATCGACCTGCTGCGGGCGGAAGGCGACCGACTGCATTCGCGCAAGCTGCGCACCTTCAACGAGCCGCCGTTCCGCTAA
- a CDS encoding aminopeptidase P family protein, with translation MHTPTPLSALRQWLQENSLDGMIVPRTDAWQSENCASNDEKLAWLTGFNGSAGVALVLRNKALLFVDGRYQVQARVQVNMDEVEIHHLHNEPLADWLTANVAAGTRIGFDPMLMTNTEFTQLSATPCTLVPLNASPFDALWTDRPAAPAGLIREMPVAISGESSEDKRQRVAAVLAANNADYLAVTLPDNIAWMLNVRGSDIPTSPVPLSFALLGRDGRVEWFVNDNKLAELPDAVLNAFTIAPQNTFIERCQQLAEGKRVMVDADSAPVALRFAIEPRGEIVWRTDPITLIKATKNPVELAGYRECHLQDGAAWVNFLAWLSREVPLRAAAGQPLTELEVQAQQLAFRKQQPSFIEQSFATISASSSNAAMCHYHSSEASNKPLGHNHFYLNDSGGQYANGTTDATRTLAWGNVPSQQRLHYTAVLRGFLSLITLQFPSGTQGHQLDAFARRPLWEMGLDYDHGTGHGVGHQLLIHENPHRIAKKVNPWPLVAGNIMTIEPGYYLGDSHGIRIENQVEIVESRPGFCKFASLTLIPIDLSQVELDLLSEQEKQWLDEYHQQVREALTPLVNSEARSWLEAATAPVRV, from the coding sequence ATGCACACCCCTACTCCGCTCTCTGCCCTGCGTCAGTGGCTTCAGGAAAACAGCCTCGACGGGATGATCGTTCCGCGCACCGATGCCTGGCAAAGCGAGAATTGCGCGTCGAACGACGAAAAGCTGGCCTGGCTGACAGGCTTTAACGGCTCTGCTGGCGTCGCGCTGGTACTGAGGAATAAAGCGCTGCTGTTCGTCGACGGACGCTATCAGGTGCAGGCCCGCGTTCAGGTGAATATGGATGAGGTTGAGATCCACCATCTGCACAACGAGCCGCTGGCAGACTGGCTGACGGCCAACGTCGCGGCGGGCACGCGCATTGGTTTTGACCCAATGCTGATGACGAATACCGAGTTTACGCAGCTGTCTGCCACACCGTGTACGCTCGTGCCGCTGAACGCGTCACCGTTTGACGCCTTATGGACCGATCGCCCTGCCGCACCGGCGGGGCTTATCCGTGAGATGCCGGTTGCGATAAGCGGTGAAAGCAGCGAAGACAAACGTCAGCGCGTTGCCGCCGTGCTGGCCGCGAACAACGCTGACTACCTGGCCGTTACGCTGCCGGATAACATTGCGTGGATGCTCAACGTGCGCGGCTCAGATATCCCCACCAGTCCGGTACCGCTCTCATTTGCCCTGCTCGGTCGCGACGGCCGCGTTGAGTGGTTTGTTAACGACAATAAGCTCGCAGAACTCCCTGATGCAGTTCTGAACGCCTTCACGATTGCGCCACAGAACACTTTTATTGAGCGCTGTCAGCAACTTGCTGAAGGGAAGCGGGTGATGGTTGATGCCGACTCCGCGCCGGTGGCCCTGCGCTTTGCCATTGAACCGCGCGGTGAAATTGTCTGGCGAACCGATCCCATTACCCTCATTAAGGCTACCAAAAACCCGGTCGAGCTGGCAGGGTATCGCGAGTGCCATCTCCAGGACGGCGCCGCGTGGGTCAACTTCCTGGCCTGGCTGAGCCGCGAAGTGCCGCTGCGTGCGGCGGCGGGACAACCGCTAACGGAGCTGGAAGTGCAGGCGCAGCAGCTGGCATTTCGCAAACAGCAGCCCAGTTTTATTGAGCAGAGTTTCGCGACCATTTCCGCCTCTTCGAGCAATGCGGCGATGTGCCACTATCATTCAAGCGAGGCCAGCAACAAGCCCCTCGGCCATAACCATTTTTACCTGAACGATTCGGGCGGTCAGTACGCTAACGGCACCACCGATGCCACGCGCACGCTGGCGTGGGGTAATGTCCCCTCGCAGCAGCGTCTGCACTACACCGCCGTGCTGAGAGGCTTCCTGTCGCTGATTACCCTGCAGTTCCCTTCCGGTACGCAGGGGCACCAGTTGGATGCTTTCGCGCGTCGTCCGCTGTGGGAGATGGGGCTGGATTACGATCACGGTACCGGGCACGGCGTGGGCCACCAGCTTCTGATCCACGAAAACCCGCATCGCATCGCCAAAAAGGTCAACCCGTGGCCGCTGGTGGCAGGGAACATCATGACCATTGAGCCGGGATACTATCTGGGCGATAGCCACGGTATCCGTATTGAAAACCAGGTGGAGATAGTGGAGAGCCGTCCGGGGTTTTGCAAATTTGCTTCTCTGACGCTGATCCCGATTGATTTAAGCCAGGTCGAGCTGGATCTGTTGAGCGAGCAGGAAAAGCAGTGGCTGGATGAGTATCATCAGCAGGTACGTGAGGCACTGACGCCGCTGGTGAATAGCGAGGCGCGTTCGTGGCTGGAGGCGGCGACGGCGCCGGTTCGTGTGTAA